The Tripterygium wilfordii isolate XIE 37 chromosome 5, ASM1340144v1, whole genome shotgun sequence genome window below encodes:
- the LOC119998381 gene encoding threonine dehydratase biosynthetic, chloroplastic-like, whose amino-acid sequence MEALRSAMTLLPLVSPTHSKLEPPLLFGSVNNGRRHSVKPFIKATLSKPAAEVPAKPSSAVAPRENQVPAMHSPPVTTLKRVSPNSLQYPAGYLGAVPERKLDGSDDIIDAMGYLTNILSSKVYDVAIETPLQLAPKLSERLGVKIWLKREDLQPVFSFKLRGAYNMMAKIPKEQLERGVICSSAGNHAQGVALSAKRLGCDAVIAMPVTTPEIKWQSVERLGATVVLVGDSYDEAQAYAKKRAKEEGRTFIPPFDHPDVIMGQGTIGMEIVRQMQEPLHTIFVPVGGGGLIAGIAAYVKRVNPEVKIIGVEPSDANAMALSLHHGERVMLDQVGGFADGVAVKEVGEETFRLCKDLIDGVVLVSRDAICASIKDMFEEKRSILEPAGALALAGAEAYCKYYGLEGENVVALTSGANMNFDKLRVVTELANVGRKQEAVLATMLPEEPGSFKHFCELVGPMNISEFKYRYNSDEDAVVLYSVGVHTDSDLEAMLERMEYSSLQTYNLTSSDLVKDHLRYLMGGKLNVPNEVLCRFIFPERPGTLMKFLHTFSPRWNISLFHYRGKGETGANVLVGIQVARSEMDEFHSRANSLGYDYAVVTDNVDFQLLMHWPEPPP is encoded by the exons ATGGAGGCACTCCGTTCCGCAATGACATTGTTGCCTCTTGTGAGCCCAACACACTCCAAATTGGAGCCGCCTTTGTTATTTGGGTCTGTCAATAATGGCCGCCGCCATTCCGTCAAACCGTTCATCAAGGCCACGCTGTCAAAACCGGCTGCTGAGGTTCCTGCGAAGCCGTCATCAGCGGTTGCTCCCAGGGAGAATCAGGTACCGGCCATGCATTCTCCGCCGGTGACCACTCTCAAGAGAGTCTCTCCCAATTCCCTGCAGTACCCCGCCGGCTACCTTGGTGCTGTGCCGGAGAGAAAGCTGGATGGGAGTGACGATATCATTGATGCTATGGGTTATTTGACGAATATACTGTCTTCGAAGGTATATGATGTGGCCATCGAAACGCCATTACAGTTGGCGCCAAAGCTGTCTGAGAGATTGGGAGTTAAGATTTGGCTCAAGAGAGAGGATTTGCAACCT GTTTTCTCTTTCAAGCTCCGTGGAGCTTATAATATGATGGCAAAGATTCCAAAGGAACAGTTGGAAAGAGGGGTTATATGTTCTTCAGCCGGAAATCATGCCCAAGGGGTTGCGTTATCTGCCAAGAGACTGGGTTGCGATGCTGTGATTGCTATGCCTGTTACTACACCAGAAATCAAA TGGCAATCTGTTGAGAGATTAGGTGCAACAGTTGTTCTTGTGGGGGATTCTTATGATGAGGCACAAGCATATGCTAAAAAACGGGCCAAAGAGGAGGGTCGCACTTTTATACCTCCCTTTGATCATCCAGATGTCATCATGGGGCAGGGGACAATTGGAATGGAAATTGTGCGTCAAATGCAAGAGCCACTGCATACAATATTCGTCCCTGTTGGAGGTGGTGGACTAATAGCTGGTATTGCTGCTTATGTGAAGAGGGTTAATCCAGAG GTAAAGATTATTGGGGTGGAACCCTCTGATGCAAATGCCATGGCTTTGTCACTGCATCATGGTGAGAGAGTGATGTTGGACCAGGTTGGAGGTTTTGCTGATGGTGTGGCTGTGAAAGAAGTTGGTGAAGAAACATTCCGCTTGTGCAAGGATTTGATAGATGGCGTCGTTCTTGTCAGCCGTGATGCGATCTGTGCCTCAATAAAG GACATGtttgaagaaaagagaagcaTTTTGGAACCAGCTGGTGCTCTGGCCCTTGCTGGAGCCGAAGCATACTGCAAGTATTATGGTCTTGAGGGAGAAAATGTTGTTGCTTTAACAAGTGGGGCAAACATGAATTTTGATAAACTAAGGGTTGTTACAGAACTGGCCAATGTTGGTAGGAAGCAAGAGGCTGTGCTTGCAACTATGTTGCCTGAGGAGCCTGGGAGCTTCAAACATTTTTGTGAGCTG GTCGGCCCTATGAATATCTCCGAGTTCAAATATAGATATAATTCTGATGAGGATGCTGTTGTTCTCTATAG CGTTGGTGTTCATACTGATTCAGATCTTGAAGCTATGCTTGAGCGGATGGAATATTCTTCTCTGCAAACTTACAATCTCACATCAAGTGACTTGGTGAAAGATCACTTGCGGTATTTG ATGGGAGGCAAATTAAATGTTCCGAATGAGGTTCTTTGCCGCTTTATATTTCCAGAGAGGCCTGGTACTCTGATGAAGTTCTTGCACACTTTCAGCCCTCGCTGGAACATCAGTTTATTCCACTATCGTGGAAAG GGTGAAACTGGTGCAAACGTATTAGTTGGAATTCAGGTTGCCAGGTCTGAAATGGATGAGTTCCACAGTCGTGCCAACAGTCTTGGATATGACTACGCTGTAGTCACTGACAATGTTGATTTCCAGCTTTTGATGCATTGGCCGGAACCACCCCCGTGA